The Proteus sp. ZN5 genome includes the window TTAGAATCGCACGAAGAATGGTCCTTACAAAAAAATAATAAACAGCCATCAAAAAATGAGCTCATCAAGCAAAATGTGTTAGGTGGATTTAATCAAGAAAGCTATCAACTCCTTCTACATAAGCCAAGCCTAATCGATAAATTGGCGCAACAAATTTTAAGTAAGCATTTTCCTGAAAATGTTCAAGATATCATAGCTAACCGTCTCGATTTCCCTCTACAAGAAATTCGCAAAAACCGTGACCCTGCATTTAGAAAAAATATTCTTCGGGCCTACAATTATCAATGTGCTATATGCGGCTATAACCTACGTTATGATAGTGCTGTCATTGGCTTAGAAGCAGCTCATATTAAATGGAAACAATTTGGGGGGCCATGTACTACGGATAATGGAATTGCATTGTGTGCATTACACCATTCTGCATTTGATATGGGAGCTATCAGTATTGATGATAGTATGAAATTACTCGTTTCTAATGGAGTTAATGGCAGCCAAATGGTAGAGCAACTATTTTGGCAGTTTGCAAATAAACTAATATACTTGCCTAAAAACCCCTTAGAATATCCCAATGATACATTTATCAATTGGCATCAAGAACAAGTCTTTAAACAATAAAAATTAATTAGTTAGATAATCCATCATTCATATCTAAATGGTATATCAGCATATTACTTTTCCGTTGTAATATGCTGATATCGTTATACCTTATCTATACGAGAAAAACATTCATGCATCTTTTCTGTCATTACCCACAGTGCTTTATTCAATTTAATATCCCCATCAATGCCATTCACTGAACGAGTACGAGCCCGTTTACCTTTGGCATTTCTGCCCGATAATCCTCCTTTGATTAAATTCTCCTGCAAGCGTTGGTACACTGTCCAGAGATCATCTTTCTTATCTTCCCATCGGCGAGGCTGTAAAACCTGTTCCTCGGTAATCGGTTGATGTTCTTCACCAAAGCGATACGTTAAAGCTGCTTGAGCCAAAGCTTGTTGTGCTGGTGGTGGTAATAGAAGAGATTGCATCTGTTCTCGCTTTTCAGCGACAGCATCAAACGTTTCTAGTATTTCATAAGCCCCTTCAATCACTTTGCCAACAACATCACCTTTGTGCGGTACACGCACTTCACCAAAAGTATCTCCACACACTAGCCCATTTTGACATACTGCTCTAAATAAGCCCGGCAACATTTGATAACTGCTTGAGCCATCATGGCTATTAAGTAAGATAATTTCTGGCACTTGACTACCTGTAATTTGGTCATGGCGTCTCAGGCGAAGCATGTGTTTGGTGTGCATCTTTCGACTGCTGTCTCTCACTCGTGTTTGACAAGCGAAGAAAGGATAAAACCCTTCTTTTTGTAAACTATCCAGTAAAGTAATGGTTGGGATATAGGTATAACGGTCACTACGTGATTCATGTTTTTCTTCAGAGAAGACACTAGGTACAGTACAAAATAGTTCTTCAATTGTAAGTGGGCGGTCACGACGAATACTGTTGGCACGCCCAAAGCGTGAGGCTAATCGACTCATCATCAATTCCTTAAATAATATATTGGGTTAGATAAATACGTTAAATACAGTGAAGTAATGCAGGCGGAGATAAGAAAAACGAGATGAATATAGAGGCGAGAGGAAAGCGTAAAATGCGTAAAATAGATTAATCAATCAAGTAGAAAATGGCGTCCGCTTCAGGGTGTTGTGAAGCAAACTCCCGTAGTTGATAAAAACGTTCACACATTACCTCACTTTCTGTTTTAAATGACCACAAGCTGAAAACTAATAAGCACACGACAATGCCCATCGCGTGAGGCGAAACCTGTGCTTCATGCCCGTTATGCGGATTGATTAATAGCAGTTTCTCTTCAGGCAAATCAGGGTAAAGGTAAGCGCCTTGATTTGATAACGTACAGAACGACCAAAAACCGCCGTGATAGTCAGGGCATAATTGGTCGAGGGTATGAAAGATAACAGATTCTATTTTTAACCATTGTGGAATAGCACCGAAGTGCTTAAACCAAAAATTATCACGATGGCGTAACGAAACTTCTTTAGAAATAATTTGTTCAATTGAAGACATGATAAATTTCCTTGTTGAGGGCATAAAAAAACGAGGCGTGATGAGCCTCGTTAATCGGGATTAAAATGTTAATGAAGGCAAATCAGGAGGGAGTGAGTAAAACCAACGGCCCATCGCGATAGTTAGGGTTTAAAAAGCGCTTGTATGCTTTTATCCACCACACTGCCGACGATAACGGCACACGTAAACGCCGCACCCAAACGGGCTGTTTGACGGCTATCATCACTGAGTTCAGGGCGTTGCTGTAACGCTTCATCCACCGCTTTTTGGGCACAGTAGGCGGACGCTAAAACCACGAGTGCCCCACTGGCTTGGGCAACCCATCGACATAACGACATAGAAAAACCTCAAAAAAAGCCACTCAATGTGAGTGGCGTATAAAAGGGAAACGTGTTGATGTTAATAACGCTATCAACCTATATTGACTCATTGAGGGCCAGACCAGGTATCCGATTGTAAGGTTAAAAATGACTCACAGCGTGGTTCACCCACTTTACACACTTTAGTGGCGATGGACTTAGCGGGCCATTGACGTGACGTGCTGTACTCAAGACCTTGGTTATCTAAACACGCCACTTTTAACCAATTCTCTTGTGCCCCCGTATTAAAGTAAATACTGCTGATACAAGTCATCGCTTTTGGGGCAGGTTTATTCTCCGATTGCTGCCAATTGGTTTCTGAGACTAATTGTCCTGCCGGTAAGCCCAATCGCCATTTCCCTTCCCGTTTATCATTCTCCACTTTTAATTTTTGAGCAAATTCTGGCGTTAAATAATAGGTATAACGGTCAGGTTGAACTTCACCGGGTAAATAAAGGGCACTTGCGGTAGGAATAATCATAGCACCCAACATCAATAAACCGATTTTCTTAAACATCATAAACTCCTTAATGAGTCAAATTATTCATACAATAATAAAAAGTACGTATTACTTAGGTATTACTTATAAAGAAGAAAAGGTCGCTTTTATCATGGCGTCAGATATTCCACCGATAATGACCACCGTTATAAAGGCCATCAGCAGTCGCACCGCGCGTTGTAAGGGAATGGA containing:
- a CDS encoding phosphorothioated DNA-binding restriction endonuclease — translated: MCTQKTLQHKVSNISIWRKGDQRAPHKPLLLLLTLSEYRKGHDRLFNYGNEIHQQLLELLVSFGPSRREHYPNMPFWRLARDGFWDLESHEEWSLQKNNKQPSKNELIKQNVLGGFNQESYQLLLHKPSLIDKLAQQILSKHFPENVQDIIANRLDFPLQEIRKNRDPAFRKNILRAYNYQCAICGYNLRYDSAVIGLEAAHIKWKQFGGPCTTDNGIALCALHHSAFDMGAISIDDSMKLLVSNGVNGSQMVEQLFWQFANKLIYLPKNPLEYPNDTFINWHQEQVFKQ
- a CDS encoding DUF932 domain-containing protein; the encoded protein is MSRLASRFGRANSIRRDRPLTIEELFCTVPSVFSEEKHESRSDRYTYIPTITLLDSLQKEGFYPFFACQTRVRDSSRKMHTKHMLRLRRHDQITGSQVPEIILLNSHDGSSSYQMLPGLFRAVCQNGLVCGDTFGEVRVPHKGDVVGKVIEGAYEILETFDAVAEKREQMQSLLLPPPAQQALAQAALTYRFGEEHQPITEEQVLQPRRWEDKKDDLWTVYQRLQENLIKGGLSGRNAKGKRARTRSVNGIDGDIKLNKALWVMTEKMHECFSRIDKV
- a CDS encoding antirestriction protein; translation: MSSIEQIISKEVSLRHRDNFWFKHFGAIPQWLKIESVIFHTLDQLCPDYHGGFWSFCTLSNQGAYLYPDLPEEKLLLINPHNGHEAQVSPHAMGIVVCLLVFSLWSFKTESEVMCERFYQLREFASQHPEADAIFYLID